A genomic stretch from Clavelina lepadiformis chromosome 5, kaClaLepa1.1, whole genome shotgun sequence includes:
- the LOC143459259 gene encoding uncharacterized protein LOC143459259 isoform X3: MSEGGNLLALLALHRIAQMVAEGDNDDDSNGARISELEDESRAQTTLEQALELEAFFEEVTSHLWLCSVLQHNWAGMCLIMCSIVDLT, encoded by the exons ATGAGTGAAGGCGG GAACTTGCTTGCTCTGTTGGCTCTCCACCGCATAG CGCAAATGGTAGCGGAAGGTGATAATGACGATGACAGCAATGGAGCTCGGATAAGCGAACTAGAAGATGAAA GCCGAGCTCAAACCACGCTGGAGCAGGCGCTGGAATTGGAAG CTTTCTTTGAGGAGGTCACATCGCACCTATGGTTGTGCTCCGTGCTCCAGCATAATTGGGCAGGTATGTGTTTGATCATGTGTTCGATTGTGGATTTAACATGA
- the LOC143459252 gene encoding transmembrane protein 180-like, translated as MNEHLRSAFPLISTLYGSMSLFLTITHNVFLLYYVDMFVSVYKIDKASFWIGEILFLIWNSVNDPLFGWLSDHKLLTKGPAPSRQQNFPYHSMTIVIGRLRILSKYGPLFAISFALFWVHWLPTAIQFAICLCLYDGFLTAVDLQHTALLADLAVVAKDRAKLNKHCSVFSAFGSISVFVSYMFWNKQNVFSFQVFCVVIALLSMVGFFCVTQALIRVCNDIEKHEKQHEPATTAQYPEYHSDIVTASSFAKMDLTTYAKQLTSNHNFRWFISMNLLQVFHCHFNSNFFPLFLDALVGHAVSPGVGPLLIGLSFILPHVNNIYFLGLCEKHGVYKVINWLFYTKLLLALIMLTIGNGNVWLLCIFIASNRIFTEGTCKLLNLVVSDLVDEDFVRHNREHAASAVLFGMSSLLSKPGQTLAPLIGTWLLTVYTGEDIFQSGLNQDASDRAFHDLVQWPNHNLPPGWMSRRDACFILLVTIPIVCSILQLIAWSRFTLHGTRLNQVKSLRLHRTNDLV; from the exons ATGAATGAGCACTTGCGCAGTGCATTTCCCCTTATCTCCACTCTGTATGGGAGCATGTCATTATTCCTTACCATTACCCACAATGTCTTTCTTCTATATTACGTTGACATGTTTGTGTCAGTGTATAAAATCGACAAGGCATCATTTTGGATTGGAGAG attttgtttttaatctgGAACTCGGTGAACGATCCTTTGTTTGGTTGGCTCAGTGATCACAAATTACTCACCAAAGGACCTGCCCCAAGTAgacaacaaaattttccgTATCATTCTATGACCATTGTCATAGGTCGACTGAGAATACTGTCCAAGTATGGACCACTTTTTGCTATTTCGTTTGCTTTATTTTGGGTTCATTGGCTCCCAACTGCTATTCAATTTGCAATATGCCTATGTCTGTATGATGGTTTTCTCACAGCTGTGGACTTGCAACATACAGCATTGCTTGCTGATTTGGCTGTTGTTGCAAAAGACAG agCTAAACTGAACAAGCACTGCTCCGTTTTTAGTGCTTTTGGATCCATCAGTGTGTTTGTTTCATACATGTTTTGGAACAAGCAAAATGTCTTTTCATTTCAA GTTTTTTGTGTTGTCATTGCACTGCTTTCTATGGTAGGTTTCTTTTGTGTGACTCAAGCACTTATTAGGGTATGTAATGACATTGAAAAGCATGAGAAACAACATGAACCTGCAACAACTGCACAGTATCCAG AATATCATTCTGATATTGTTACTGCATCATCATTCGCTAAGATGGATTTAACAACATATGCAAAGCAACTGACATCGAATCATAACTTTAGATGGTTTATATCTATGAATCTCCTGCAG GTATTTCACTGTCATTTCAATAGCAATTTTTTTCCGCTGTTTCTGGATGCTTTAGTGGGTCATGCAGTTTCTCCTGGTGTCGGACCATTGCTGATCG GATTGTCATTCATTCTTCCACACGTCAATAACATTTACTTTCTTGGTCTGTGTGAAAAGCATGGTGTTTACAAAGTCATTAACTGgctcttttacacaaagttgTTGTTGGCTTTGATAATGTTAACTATAGGAAATGGAAACGTTTGGCTCTTGTGCATCTTCATTGCCAG CAATCGGATATTTACGGAGGGAACGTGCAAGTTGCTGAACCTGGTTGTATCTGATTTGGTTGATGAGGATTTTGTTCGGCATAATCGTGAACATGCGGCATCTGCCGTTTTGTTTGGCATGTCATCATTGCTTTCCAAGCCAGGACAAACACTTGCACCGTTAATAGGAACATGGCTACTCACTGTTTACACAG GTGAGGACATTTTTCAAAGTGGGCTCAATCAAGATGCGTCTGATCGTGCATTTCATGACTTAGTGCAGTGGCCGAACCATAACTTACCTCCCGGCTGGATGTCTCGTCGTGATGCTTGTTTCATTCTCTTGGTTACCATTCCAATAGTTTGTTCTATTTTGCAGTTAATAGCATGGAGCAGGTTCACATTACATGGCACTCGTCTCAATCAAGTCAAATCGTTAAGGCTTCACAGAACTAATGATTTGGTGTAG
- the LOC143459256 gene encoding uncharacterized protein LOC143459256 isoform X2, giving the protein MFDLDEKSSCYMAKGRYEEAYGIVKKQYKLGPSINFAPVLTRYFVSLVHTDRFEKADKIRSELISALTSNNDLSSQDFVKHADNLRMKGSSMESILFYQIASDLLETETLSGDITETAQRCSLGTKLAVTNLLGTQGISKNAIKRFVISHMQKVNDHLSRIKSIPKALLCLVRAICYHHTEQCLLQAGDFKAQESVLLKGVEVLRDGLGSKAEKHELYGAFLNNLGNTYMKINRPRDAARVLNEAVASIKKANYDTELERADCLAKAERALLSAQAMI; this is encoded by the exons atgtttgaccTTGACG AAAAGAGTTCGTGTTACATGGCAAAAGGAAGATACGAGGAAGCATACGGAATAGTGAAGAAACAGTATAAACTGGGCCCCAGCATTAATTTTGCCCCAGTTTTGACCAGATACTTTGTGTCGCTTGTACATACAGACCGTTTTGAGAAGGCAGATAAAATACGTAGCGAATTAATTTCTGCTTTGACAAGCAACAACGATCTTTCATCCCAAGACTTTGTGAAGCACGCCGATAATCTCCGGATGAAAGGAAGCTCCATGGAGTCGATCctattttatcaaattgcGTCAGATTTGTTAGAGACTGAGACACTTTCAGGTGATATTACAGAAACCGCTCAACGTTGCTCGTTGGGCACAAAACTTGCTGTGACAAATCTCTTGGGAACTCAAGGCATATCAAAAAACGCCATAAAACGTTTTGTGATTTCGCATATGCAAAAAGTGAATGACCATCTCAGTCGGATAAAAAGCATTCCTAAGGCTTTGCTGTGCTTGGTGAGGGCGATATGTTATCACCACACAGAGCAGTGCCTGTTACAGGCTGGTGATTTCAAAGCACAGGAATCTGTTTTACTTAAGGGTGTGGAAGTTCTGCGTGACGGCTTGGGAAGCAAGGCAGAGAAGCACGAGCTTTACGGTGCGTTTCTCAACAACTTAGGCAACACCTACATGAAAATAAACCGACCTAGAGACGCTGCAAGGGTTCTCAACGAAGCTGTCGCTTCCATAAAGAAAGCCAATTATGACACTGAGCTGGAAAGAGCCGACTGCTTAGCAAAAGCTGAACGGGCTCTGCTGTCAGCTCAAGCTATGATATGA
- the LOC143459257 gene encoding uncharacterized protein LOC143459257 isoform X1, producing MTLREESSLQALLALQTIAKMTIPQDSNSQKKQDKQKGGTTIDNGLNANTSSGIELLLLLEGKSGEYMESGRYEDCYEVTRRLYDAGPDANFLTVLLRYGANLLNTNALAKCELVRKELQQMLQKKLKLPLYDVVKCADKLKGKHQFQALLLYQVMSNVCKINSPDAVQIIHRMAFALKVLASQLLKSKQVSEEFIEKNIISYLHKLNDCLSKIDLVPMEKLACVQAVCLHYTEQCQGLIDDFESQEKTLKNGIKILNDGFAGTAVDQEIYGTLLNNLGNNYLKTNRFDDAISVLTQAINVMKKTAYDSERERYDDIERAKEMLRHAKIFILQQ from the exons ATGACTTTAAGAGAAGAAAGCAG TTTGCAAGCTCTGCTAGCTCTACAAACAATCG CAAAAATGACCATTCCTCAAGATTCTAACAGTCAAAAGAAACAGGATAAACAAAAAGGAGGTACAACCATTGATA ATGGTTTAAATGCGAATACATCATCAggcattgaactgctcttgcTATTAGAAG GAAAAAGCGGTGAGTACATGGAATCAGGGAGGTATGAAGATTGTTATGAGGTAACAAGGAGACTATATGATGCTGGACCCGATGCAAATTTTCTGACAGTTCTGCTTAGGTATGGTGCAAATCTTTTAAACACAAATGCATTGGCTAAGTGCGAGTTGGTTCGAAAGGAGCTGCAACAAATGCTTCAGAAGAAGCTCAAGTTACCTCTATATGATGTCGTGAAATGTGCAGACAAGTTGAAAGGAAAGCATCAATTTCAAGCACTGCTACTTTACCAAGTCATGtcaaatgtttgtaaaataaattccCCTGATGCTGTGCAAATCATACACCGAATGGCATTTGCCTTAAAGGTACTCGCTTCACAGCTTTTGAAATCTAAACAAGTGTCTGAGGAATTTATAGAGAAAAACATTATTTCATATTTACACAAACTTAATGATTGCTTGAGCAAGATCGATCTTGTACCGATGGAAAAGTTGGCATGTGTGCAAGCCGTATGTTTGCATTACACTGAACAATGTCAAGGGTTGATTGACGATTTTGAAAGTCAGGAAAAAACACTCAAGAATGGAATTAAGATTCTGAATGATGGATTCGCTGGTACAGCAGTGGACCAAGAAATTTATGGGACATTGCTAAACAATTTGGGCAACAACTACTTGAAAACTAATAGATTTGATGATGCTATCTCTGTGCTCACACAAGCGATTAATGTAATGAAGAAAACTGCTTATGATAGCGAGAGGGAAAGATATGATGACATCGAAAGAGCAAAAGAAATGTTGCGACATGCAAAGATATTCATTTTACAGCAGTAG
- the LOC143459257 gene encoding uncharacterized protein LOC143459257 isoform X2 has translation MTLREESSLQALLALQTIAKMTIPQDSNSQKKQDKQKGGTTIDNGLNANTSSGIELLLLLEGKSGEYMESGRYEDCYEVTRRLYDAGPDANFLTVLLRSCNKCFRRSSSYLYMMS, from the exons ATGACTTTAAGAGAAGAAAGCAG TTTGCAAGCTCTGCTAGCTCTACAAACAATCG CAAAAATGACCATTCCTCAAGATTCTAACAGTCAAAAGAAACAGGATAAACAAAAAGGAGGTACAACCATTGATA ATGGTTTAAATGCGAATACATCATCAggcattgaactgctcttgcTATTAGAAG GAAAAAGCGGTGAGTACATGGAATCAGGGAGGTATGAAGATTGTTATGAGGTAACAAGGAGACTATATGATGCTGGACCCGATGCAAATTTTCTGACAGTTCTGCTTAG GAGCTGCAACAAATGCTTCAGAAGAAGCTCAAGTTACCTCTATATGATGTCGTGA
- the LOC143459255 gene encoding uncharacterized protein LOC143459255 isoform X2 yields the protein MDTKEDYSGILTLMAIHQLAPLVSDVQDISLNGEESNEDMNIDNNVEIEATSTERSLGLQSDLRTASNLTFNPSECSLETQYCLGVTANFANILVSHFVSVIATSRSEEAKKICNELLSIVQKTTDITADDLLILARKMQDEKKLIESLLFYQLSWKCLDHNDSTKVINRALKILSAFKGIIEETVDTGLVSKSLTKLYLIPQMASIRCAITDLDGLDKTKKCVAEALCLDRLGSCQRLAGDTNASKASFLEAIGLMDRELSEKAEKHEVYSKHLHSLGETYLTQGETNEAIKVFLRAIAAMKKADYDTERERKKNINVTERCIIRAQNQPIALLSRLFY from the exons ATGGATACTAAAGAGGATTACTCAgg GATACTTACTCTGATGGCCATTCATCAATTAG CGCCACTGGTAAGCGATGTGCAGGATATTTCTTTAAATGGAGAAGAAAGTAATGAAGATATGAATATTG ATAACAATGTGGAGATAGAGGCCACATCCACAGAACGATCACTTGGTTTGCAAT CTGATCTACGCACTGCGTCAAACTTAACTTTCAACCCTTCAGAATGCTCATTAGAGACGCAATATTGTTTAGGCGTAACCGCAAATTTTGCCAATATTCTTGTCAGTCATTTTGTTTCCGTAATCGCCACCAGTCGCTCCGAAGAAGCGAAAAAGATATGCAATGAGTTGCTTTCCATCGTTCAAAAGACCACAGACATAACGGCCGACGACCTTCTTATACTAGCCAGAAAGATGCAAGACGAAAAGAAGTTAATCGAATCACTGCTATTCTATCAACTCAGCTGGAAGTGTTTAGATCATAACGATTCAACAAAAGTCATCAACAGGGCCTTGAAAATTCTTTCCGCCTTTAAGGGAATCATCGAGGAGACAGTTGACACCGGATTAGTCAGCAAATCACTCACGAAATTGTATCTGATTCCGCAGATGGCTTCTATAAGATGTGCAATAACTGACCTGGACGGACTAGATAAGACAAAAAAGTGCGTGGCCGAAGCGTTATGCTTAGACCGTTTGGGATCATGCCAGCGTCTCGCAGGTGACACAAACGCATCAAAAGCTTCTTTTCTAGAGGCGATTGGTCTTATGGATCGTGAGTTGAGTGAAAAAGCAGAAAAGCACGAAGTATATAGCAAGCATTTGCATAGCCTGGGCGAAACTTACTTGACGCAAGGTGAAACTAACGAAGCCATAAAGGTTTTCTTACGAGCAATTGCTGCCATGAAAAAAGCCGACTACGACACCGAGCGGGAAAGAAAAAAGAATATTAACGTCACTGAACGCTGTATCATCCGTGCACAGAATCAACCCATTGCCTTGCTGAGCAGACTTTTTTATTGA
- the LOC143459256 gene encoding uncharacterized protein LOC143459256 isoform X1 has translation MNFELDDNLLAMLALHHIAQAGRQAADGREGSSRITELTDDENKANSTSEATSELEKMFDLDEKSSCYMAKGRYEEAYGIVKKQYKLGPSINFAPVLTRYFVSLVHTDRFEKADKIRSELISALTSNNDLSSQDFVKHADNLRMKGSSMESILFYQIASDLLETETLSGDITETAQRCSLGTKLAVTNLLGTQGISKNAIKRFVISHMQKVNDHLSRIKSIPKALLCLVRAICYHHTEQCLLQAGDFKAQESVLLKGVEVLRDGLGSKAEKHELYGAFLNNLGNTYMKINRPRDAARVLNEAVASIKKANYDTELERADCLAKAERALLSAQAMI, from the exons ATGAACTTCGAACTGGACGATAA CTTGCTTGCTATGTTGGCCCTGCATCATATTG caCAAGCTGGACGACAGGCTGCTGATGGCAGAGAAGGGTCATCCAGGATAACGGAATTAACTGATGACG aaaataaagcaaattcTACATCAGAAGCGACCAGTGAAttggaaaaaatgtttgaccTTGACG AAAAGAGTTCGTGTTACATGGCAAAAGGAAGATACGAGGAAGCATACGGAATAGTGAAGAAACAGTATAAACTGGGCCCCAGCATTAATTTTGCCCCAGTTTTGACCAGATACTTTGTGTCGCTTGTACATACAGACCGTTTTGAGAAGGCAGATAAAATACGTAGCGAATTAATTTCTGCTTTGACAAGCAACAACGATCTTTCATCCCAAGACTTTGTGAAGCACGCCGATAATCTCCGGATGAAAGGAAGCTCCATGGAGTCGATCctattttatcaaattgcGTCAGATTTGTTAGAGACTGAGACACTTTCAGGTGATATTACAGAAACCGCTCAACGTTGCTCGTTGGGCACAAAACTTGCTGTGACAAATCTCTTGGGAACTCAAGGCATATCAAAAAACGCCATAAAACGTTTTGTGATTTCGCATATGCAAAAAGTGAATGACCATCTCAGTCGGATAAAAAGCATTCCTAAGGCTTTGCTGTGCTTGGTGAGGGCGATATGTTATCACCACACAGAGCAGTGCCTGTTACAGGCTGGTGATTTCAAAGCACAGGAATCTGTTTTACTTAAGGGTGTGGAAGTTCTGCGTGACGGCTTGGGAAGCAAGGCAGAGAAGCACGAGCTTTACGGTGCGTTTCTCAACAACTTAGGCAACACCTACATGAAAATAAACCGACCTAGAGACGCTGCAAGGGTTCTCAACGAAGCTGTCGCTTCCATAAAGAAAGCCAATTATGACACTGAGCTGGAAAGAGCCGACTGCTTAGCAAAAGCTGAACGGGCTCTGCTGTCAGCTCAAGCTATGATATGA
- the LOC143459570 gene encoding uncharacterized protein LOC143459570 translates to MHFTDACVHNWQILKLTIFLSSKIKNIDISKTRANSKKRMLFSDSAAQNYPETIKISLALKKKCFFVGQCNNQSSISIEQLFHLDATSATYIKEGKYEEAYGLVKKQYKIGDQLNFLPVLVKYYVSLMQTGRPDKAAKIRDEIISLMKKLLDTSAADTEHFAAELMKKKKNFDAILFFQIAAVYCKNESNPGDSVNILHRCSQSIKTAVTDLIENQQTSKQLIRDHMIPVLRKINDQIAGLKGIDKKSLSFIRTVCFHHIEQCQFLAGDLSGREASLKESISIMQDGHGKDAEKKQIYGGALNNLGHTYLLKDRPNEAAKYFSQAIVAKKRAEDYDSEAEKREDVQRSEMALQIARRQLLLQIYVRRCIQKNSESLFNTFKLYHFQAPEMDFEAQNSFMTALRHTGQVRAANEEMAKLGLQKTNDEVSNETTAIERMLQLSEKSAQYIDEGKYDEAYGTAQRLYELGSAVNCFSLLVKYFVVLVRTDRIDKAYEIRNEFFSLSQNAELSAEDVMTYADQLRVRSKCFESLLFYDLAATLIVNETQPEEAINSFLKCVVGWSGLVRDLLEKHLVRKSFVKTRVVSQMSDSYKRVKGLAGLDKKQSCLVLAIILHCIDQAYWLLGEIKAREETGETAVQMMRDVFGEEASKFQIYSTILNNLGHAYMIQGRTDEAIRLFTEAIAALKKAIDYSSEAERKRDMEKAEIALRILKSEI, encoded by the exons ATGCATTTTACTGATGCTTGTGTTCACAATTGGCAGATACTAAAGTTAACGATTTTTCTCtcgtcaaaaataaaaaacattgatatctcaaaaactagagccaattcaaAGAAACGAATGTTATTTTCGGACTCAGCAGCCCAAAATTACCCAGAAACCATCAAAATATCTTTGGCACtcaaaaaaaaatgtttttttgttggccagtgtaATAATCAGTCCTCAATATCAATCGAGCAGTTGTTTCACTTGGATG CAACGAGTGCAACATATATAAAGGAAGGCAAATATGAGGAAGCCTATGGGCTGGTTAAGAAGCAATACAAGATAGGGGACCAACTCAACTTCTTACCTGTTCTTGTAAAGTATTACGTTTCATTGATGCAAACCGGACGCCCTGACAAAGCCGCCAAAATCCGTGATGAAATCATCTCATTGATGAAAAAACTTCTTGATACTTCTGCCGCGGACACAGAACATTTTGCGGCAGAGttgatgaagaagaagaaaaattttgacGCTATCCTCTTCTTTCAAATCGCTGCTGTTTACTGCAAAAATGAAAGCAACCCTGGCGACAGTGTGAACATTCTTCACAGGTGCAGTCAGAGCATTAAAACTGCAGTGACCGACCTGATAGAAAATCAGCAGACTTCAAAGCAATTGATCAGAGACCATATGATACCCGTGTTGCGGAAGATAAATGATCAAATCGCTGGCTTGAAGGGCATCGACAAAAAAAGTCTAAGTTTTATTCGAACTGTTTGCTTTCACCACATTGAGCAATGCCAGTTCCTTGCCGGTGACCTTAGCGGGCGTGAAGCCTCGTTGAAGGAATCCATTTCGATCATGCAAGACGGGCATGGAAAAGATGCGGAGAAGAAGCAGATTTACGGCGGTGCTCTAAACAATCTCGGCCATACTTATTTGCTGAAGGATAGACCAAATGAGgcagcaaaatatttctccCAAGCCATTGTGGCGAAGAAGCGAGCAGAAGACTACGACAGTGAGGCGGAAAAAAGAGAGGATGTGCAAAGAAGTGAGATGGCTTTGCAAATTGCTCGCAGACAATTA CTACTTCAAATTTATGTGAGGAGGTGCATACAGAAAAATTCCGAAAGCTTATTCAATACCTTCAAACTTTACCATTTTCAAGCTCCTGAAATGGACTTTGAAGCTCAAAACAG CTTTATGACTGCACTTCGACATACGG GGCAAGTAAGGGCCGCAAATGAAGAAATGGCGAAATTGGGTTTACAGAAAACCA ATGATGAAGTTAGCAACGAAACAACTGCCATAGAACGCATGTTGCAGTTATCAG AAAAAAGTGCGCAATACATTGATGAAGGTAAATATGATGAAGCCTATGGGACAGCACAAAGGTTATACGAACTTGGTTCtgctgtaaattgtttttcctTGTTGGTGAAGTATTTTGTTGTGCTGGTTCGGACCGATCGCATCGACAAGGCGTATGAGATTCGTAATGAGTTTTTCTCTTTGAGTCAAAATGCCGAGCTTTCGGCCGAAGATGTGATGACTTATGCCGACCAACTGCGAGTCCggtcaaaatgttttgaatcGCTTTTATTTTACGATCTGGCTGCGACGTTGATTGTCAATGAAACACAGCCTGAAGAGGCCATCAACAGCTTTCTAAAATGCGTTGTTGGCTGGTCAGGACTAGTGAGAGATTTGCTGGAGAAACACTTGGTGCGAAAATCATTTGTGAAAACTCGTGTTGTTTCACAAATGAGTGATTCGTATAAACGCGTCAAAGGTCTAGCAGGCTTGGATAAAAAGCAATCTTGCTTGGTGCTTGCTATTATTTTGCATTGCATTGATCAAGCCTATTGGCTGCTAGGAGAGATAAAGGCGCGTGAGGAAACTGGTGAAACCGCTGTTCAAATGATGCGAGATGTGTTTGGTGAAGAAGCCAGCAAGTTCCAAATATATTCCACAATTTTGAATAATCTCGGCCATGCCTACATGATACAGGGTCGCACTGATGAAGCGATAAGGCTTTTTACGGAGGCTATCGCAGCACTTAAAAAAGCCATCGATTATTCCTCTGAAGCTGAACGTAAACGTGACATGGAAAAAGCTGAAATCGCTCTCCGTATCTTAAAATCCGAAATCTAA
- the LOC143459259 gene encoding uncharacterized protein LOC143459259 isoform X2, protein MVAEGDNDDDSNGARISELEDESRAQTTLEQALELEGGVIFIMGRRANFTVTEKNIFIDLMNKPNYISVIECKKTDSKSLESKSTAWKELCAEFISSKISSASISEQKAIKKIVFKFVGK, encoded by the exons ATGGTAGCGGAAGGTGATAATGACGATGACAGCAATGGAGCTCGGATAAGCGAACTAGAAGATGAAA GCCGAGCTCAAACCACGCTGGAGCAGGCGCTGGAATTGGAAG GTGGTGTAATTTTCATCATGGGAAGGAGAGCAAATTTTACAGTTAcggaaaaaaacatttttattgactTAATGAATAAGCCTAATTACATTAGTGTAATTGAATGCAAAAAAACTGATAGTAAATCTTTGGAATCCAAGTCCACTGCTTGGAAGGAACTCTGTGCAGAATTCATCTCCAGCAAAATCTCATCAGCCTCCATCTCCGAACAAAAAGCCATCAAGaagattgttttcaaatttgtaGGAAAGTGA
- the LOC143459259 gene encoding uncharacterized protein LOC143459259 isoform X1, which translates to MSEGGNLLALLALHRIAQMVAEGDNDDDSNGARISELEDESRAQTTLEQALELEGGVIFIMGRRANFTVTEKNIFIDLMNKPNYISVIECKKTDSKSLESKSTAWKELCAEFISSKISSASISEQKAIKKIVFKFVGK; encoded by the exons ATGAGTGAAGGCGG GAACTTGCTTGCTCTGTTGGCTCTCCACCGCATAG CGCAAATGGTAGCGGAAGGTGATAATGACGATGACAGCAATGGAGCTCGGATAAGCGAACTAGAAGATGAAA GCCGAGCTCAAACCACGCTGGAGCAGGCGCTGGAATTGGAAG GTGGTGTAATTTTCATCATGGGAAGGAGAGCAAATTTTACAGTTAcggaaaaaaacatttttattgactTAATGAATAAGCCTAATTACATTAGTGTAATTGAATGCAAAAAAACTGATAGTAAATCTTTGGAATCCAAGTCCACTGCTTGGAAGGAACTCTGTGCAGAATTCATCTCCAGCAAAATCTCATCAGCCTCCATCTCCGAACAAAAAGCCATCAAGaagattgttttcaaatttgtaGGAAAGTGA
- the LOC143459255 gene encoding uncharacterized protein LOC143459255 isoform X1: protein MIDGFQARCGYNRNSSLYCTIKQWILKRITQAPLVSDVQDISLNGEESNEDMNIDNNVEIEATSTERSLGLQSDLRTASNLTFNPSECSLETQYCLGVTANFANILVSHFVSVIATSRSEEAKKICNELLSIVQKTTDITADDLLILARKMQDEKKLIESLLFYQLSWKCLDHNDSTKVINRALKILSAFKGIIEETVDTGLVSKSLTKLYLIPQMASIRCAITDLDGLDKTKKCVAEALCLDRLGSCQRLAGDTNASKASFLEAIGLMDRELSEKAEKHEVYSKHLHSLGETYLTQGETNEAIKVFLRAIAAMKKADYDTERERKKNINVTERCIIRAQNQPIALLSRLFY from the exons ATGATTGACGGTTTTCAGGCAAGGTGTGGTTACAATCGCAACAGTAGCCTATACTGTACAATAAAGCAATGGATACTAAAGAGGATTACTCAgg CGCCACTGGTAAGCGATGTGCAGGATATTTCTTTAAATGGAGAAGAAAGTAATGAAGATATGAATATTG ATAACAATGTGGAGATAGAGGCCACATCCACAGAACGATCACTTGGTTTGCAAT CTGATCTACGCACTGCGTCAAACTTAACTTTCAACCCTTCAGAATGCTCATTAGAGACGCAATATTGTTTAGGCGTAACCGCAAATTTTGCCAATATTCTTGTCAGTCATTTTGTTTCCGTAATCGCCACCAGTCGCTCCGAAGAAGCGAAAAAGATATGCAATGAGTTGCTTTCCATCGTTCAAAAGACCACAGACATAACGGCCGACGACCTTCTTATACTAGCCAGAAAGATGCAAGACGAAAAGAAGTTAATCGAATCACTGCTATTCTATCAACTCAGCTGGAAGTGTTTAGATCATAACGATTCAACAAAAGTCATCAACAGGGCCTTGAAAATTCTTTCCGCCTTTAAGGGAATCATCGAGGAGACAGTTGACACCGGATTAGTCAGCAAATCACTCACGAAATTGTATCTGATTCCGCAGATGGCTTCTATAAGATGTGCAATAACTGACCTGGACGGACTAGATAAGACAAAAAAGTGCGTGGCCGAAGCGTTATGCTTAGACCGTTTGGGATCATGCCAGCGTCTCGCAGGTGACACAAACGCATCAAAAGCTTCTTTTCTAGAGGCGATTGGTCTTATGGATCGTGAGTTGAGTGAAAAAGCAGAAAAGCACGAAGTATATAGCAAGCATTTGCATAGCCTGGGCGAAACTTACTTGACGCAAGGTGAAACTAACGAAGCCATAAAGGTTTTCTTACGAGCAATTGCTGCCATGAAAAAAGCCGACTACGACACCGAGCGGGAAAGAAAAAAGAATATTAACGTCACTGAACGCTGTATCATCCGTGCACAGAATCAACCCATTGCCTTGCTGAGCAGACTTTTTTATTGA